The Budorcas taxicolor isolate Tak-1 chromosome 2, Takin1.1, whole genome shotgun sequence nucleotide sequence gtgtggccTGTGGAGAGAACAGACTCACCTCTGCCTTCCATTTACCTGTCCAATGAAGCAGAGGTCAACTTCAGTTAATGGGGCACTGGGCCCACGCCTATCGACCCGTTTCAGgcaccttacacacacacacacacagcactgcaGACCCAGCACTTCAGTAACTGAAGACACAGACAAGGCCCCCAATCTGCTGTCACCTCCAGCCCTGTCCTCCACAGCAGAAGCTGggcccaggctcccaggggcccCCACTAGCCCAGTGCCCACACCTCCTGCCCAGGTCAAGTCTGGTGAGGAGCTgagcagggggcagggcagaCAGGCCTCCCCATGGATCTCTGCCTCAGGGCATCAGGGAACTAACCCAGACCCCTGGGCCAGGCTATGTCCCTCAGCACTGGGAACCAAACCAGGCCGAGTCTCAGAAAACACTGAACACATGAAGGAAGGAGAGATGGTTCTCCATAGGACTTGGTGAGCAGAGGGCTGGGAGGAGCCTCAGTCAGGACCTTGAAAATGTTCCTCAGGCCTAAGACATCTGCACCctaatccccaccccaccctgaggAGACAGCTGGGGACCATCCTGTGAGGGAGGGACCTGAATCCTCAGGACCCCTACTGGCTCAGCCACACCCACGACCTCCCCCTGGCAACAGGGCTCAAAGTCATAGGGCAGGTGAGGGGCAGGGTGTGGCCACCCAGGAAACTGGGAGGGACACGGAGACTTTAAAAGCAGGGATTTCAGCCTGGACAGCTAGTACTGACCTGGTACCTGGTGTCTCAGCCTTGCCCAAGACCCAGGGAAAGCCTTGCCCTCCCCAGGTCCTATCCTGACCCTCTGCCATCACACAGCCATGCAGGGggcctgcatgctgctgctgctgggcctgCAGCTACAACTCTCCTTTGGCATCATCCCAGGTAATCAGGCGGCTCCTGGTGCCCCGTACTCACAGGGGTTGGCCCCAGGCTGACCTGACCAACACTCTCCCCTTGGGCAGTCGAGGAGGAAGACCCTGCCTTCTGGAACCGCCAGGCAGCCCAGGCTCTCGATGTGGCTAAGAAGCTGCAGCCCATCCAGACAGCTGCCAAGAATGTCATCCTCTTCTTGGGGGATGGTGAGTGCATGAGGCCAGTCCACCCCCTGTCCCCTGACAGGCCTGGAACACTGTGATGCCGGCTGACCCAGGCTGGCCTTGGGAACTCGGACCTGAGACACTGAGTACCTTCAGGGATGGGAGTGCCTACGGTGACAGCCACTCGGATTCTAAAGGGGCAGATGAATGGCAAGCTGGGACCTGAGACACCCCTGGCCATGGACCAGTTCCCATATGTGGCTCTGTCCAAGGTGAGGTCAACTGTCCAAGGTAAGGTCTACACTAGAGGGGTGGGTAGGGCCTAAGGAGCAGGGTATGAGAGAAAGGCCCAGGAGGGTCTGGGGCTGAGATAGGGGCCGGGGCTGTAAAGATGGgtccaggggctggggcaggagctGGGTGTCTACCCCAGCAGAGGTGAAGCCATCTATGCTCCCAGACATACAACGTGGACAGACAGGTGCCAGACAGCGCAGGCACAGCCACCGCCTACCTGTGTGGGGTCAAGGGCAACTATAAGACCATTGGTGTAAGTGCAGCCGCCCGCTACAACCAGTGCAACACGACAAGTGGGAATGAGGTCACATCTGTGATGAACCGGGCCAAGAAAGCAGGTGGGCTTGAGAGTCAGTATCCCGGGCAGGGACGGGTTCAGAGACCTCAGTGGCCCACCATGACCTCTGCCACCCTCAGGCAAGTCAGTGGGAGTGGTGACCACCTCCAGGGTGCAGCACGCCTCCCCAGCCGGGGCCTACGCGCACACGGTGAACCGAAACTGGTACTCAGACGCCGACCTGCCTGCCGATGCCCAGACATATGGCTGCCAGGACATCGCCACTCAGCTGGTCTACAACATGGACATTGATGTGCGACACGATGAGCTCGGGGCGGGGCTGGGCAGAGGGGGTGGGACACTCTCAACACAGTCCCAGGCAGCCCACAGCCTTGGAGTCTTGAAGGATCTCCACGGGTttgtgggggtgaggaggggcacCCTGTAGGAGTTACAggtggggacaggcctttcccaCAGACCTGGTTGGGGAGGTAGGGGCTGTGTGAGAGGAGAAAAGGGCCAGCCAGGCCCCTAACCCACCTGCCCTAATCTCTGGCTCCAGGTGATCCTGGGTGGAGGCCGAATGTACATGTTTCCTGAGGGCACCCCAGACCCTGAATACCCATATGATGTTAATCAGACCGGAGTCCGGAAGGACAAGCGGAATCTGGTGCAGGAGTGGCAGGCCAAGCACCAGGTGATGGGGGCTCATGGGTGCAGGGGGTACAGCGGGGCCAGGCCTGGGGTGTCGGGCTATGGGCTGAGGCCTGGTTCTGCCCTCCCAGGGAGCCCAGTATGTGTGGAACCGCACAGCGCTCCTTCAGGCAGCCAGTGACTCCAGTGTAACACACCTCATGGGTAACGACTCCACCCACAACCACTGTCCTCCGTGGGATGGGTGCCACGGGCCACCCCCATCCTCAGCTTGAGTGAGGGTCACCACTGCTCTCCTTTCCCACAGGCCTCTTTGAGCCGGCAGACATGAAGTATAATGTTCAGCAAGACCACACCAAAGACCCGACCCTGGAGGAGATGACGGAGGCGGCCTTGCAAGTGCTGAGCAGGAACCCCCAGGGCTTCTACCTCTTTGTGGAGGGTGAGTGGCAGCCCCTTGGGAACAGAGGCGTGATGAGGGCCATCAGGGCAGGTTTGGTATCTTATATGTGACCTTCTTGCAGGAGGCCGCATTGACCACGGTCACCATGAAGGCAAAGCTTATATGGCGCTGACTGATACAGTCATGTTTGACAATGCCATCGCCAAGGCTAACGAGCTCACTAGCGAACTGGACACGCTGATCCTTGTCACTGCAGACCATTCCCATGTCTTCTCTTTTGGTGGCTACACACTGCGTGGGACCTCCATTTTCGGTAAGCCCAGGTAGAGTGGCAGGTCCTTGCCCCTAAGTTACGAGGCACAGAGTGCTCTGAGCCAGTTCCCTCCTCTGTCAAGTGGGGTAGTAACAGCAACTGCCCTGCATCACTCTGGTGAGGATTAAGTCACTGAACAGACAAGACCTGCCTGGGCTCTGCACACAGGAGGCACCACAAAGGCTGGGGTCAGTGTGATCACGGGGTCCCCTCTTCCCTGAAGGTCTGGCCCCCAGCAAGGCCTTAGACAGCAAGTCCTACACCTCCATCCTCTACGGCAATGGCCCTGGCTACGCACTTGGCGGGGGCTCGAGGCCTGATGTTAATGACAGCACAAGCGGTAAGTGTAGTGGGTGGGGCACTGGGAGGTGGGGACCCTGGCCACCTAGGGAACTCTAGGGAGGGGAAGGCTGCCTCCCTTGTCACATTAACTCCCCACCTTCTGGCCAGAGGACCCCTCGTACCGGCAGCAGGCGGCTGTGCCCCTGGCTAGCGAGACCCACGGGGGCGAAGACGTGGCAGTGTTCGCACGCGGCCCTCAGGCGCACCTGGTGCACGGCGTGCAGGAGGAGACCTTCCTGGCGCACGTCATGGCCTTTGCGGGCTGCGTGGAGCCCTACACCGACTGCAATCTGCCGGACCCCGCCGGCGTCTCTGACGCCGCGCACCTGGCAGCCAGCCTGCCTTCACTGGCTCTGTTGGCCGGggcgatgctgctgctgctggctcccACCTTGTACTAACCCCCACCAGTTCCAGGTCTCGGGACTTCCCGCTATCCTGCCCAAAATCTCCCAGCGCAGGCCCTACCAGAGCTACCACCTTGGAGTCCCCACCCCGAAGTCCTATCCTAGCGGCCACTCCCGGAGACCCGACCCGGTTCCCCTACCAGAGCTTCACCTCCCAGCGGTGAAGGATTCACCTTCCAGCATTGAAGGAGCCTCAGCTCACAGCCCTTCATGGCCCGGCCCAGCCTGGAGGCTGAGGCCCTGATTTCCCTGTGACACCCGTAGACCTACTGTCCGACCCCAACTTCAGTGGCTTGGGATTTTGTGTTCTGCCACCTCGAGCCCCAGTAAGGGGGCTCGGACCATGCAGACTCCCCCCACTGCCCACAGCCCCACCTGAGGACCAGGCTGGCATGGTCCCAGGGGTTCCAGGCACGGCTGGAACCCACACCTTGCCTTTGTGGTGACCCTGGGACTCTGGGGTTTCCGGGAGGCGTGGCAACTGAGGAGGCGTGGTACCCGAGGAGGCGTGGCTCCTGGGGAGCTGTGGCTTCCGGTCCTCCATGAACCCACCTTGTGGGCACCTCGCCGGCCATGGAGACGTCTGGGGTCAGGAGCCCCGGGGGACCCTGGACAGAGCTCTCAGCAGCCCCTCCTAGGAACCCAGGGTACCATTACAGAGAGGAGACAGTGACACAGAGGAGAGGACACTTGTCCCAGGTCCTTCAGCTGCTATGAAGGTAGCCCTGGTGCCCCTTCCATGCTGGGAGATCCCAGGAACAGCGTGGGAACTGGGGGTAGGGACACAGGCCCCGTCCTCCTGGGAGGGAGGAAGCAGCCCTCAAATAAACTATTCTAAGTGTGATACAGGAGTGATACGTGTGGGAAGAAAAGCCCTTAGGTGGGGGCAcagagtatgtgtctgtgtgtggggggaggggagggagtgggtGATTCACATCaataagtcagagagaggctGAGGAGGCTGACACTGAGCAAAGACCAAAGGTGGTGAGGGCGGGAGCAACGCAGAAGGACATCGGTGCAGGGGCCCGAGGGAGTCAGCAGGGCCAGGTGAGGCCAGCGGCTGGACCAAGTTGGGGCTTTCCCCTCCCCCGAAGCCAGGCTTTCACCTTCCCTGAAAACAGAGAGACAGTCCCCAGCCCCAATACTTGCCCTTTCTACCTCCCTGCCTGATGCCCAGGCAGTTACCTCCCTGGTCCCATGAGTTCCACTAGATGTGGCCCTCaagaaaaagggcttccctgttggttcagctggtaaagaatcctcctgcaatgtaggagacctggattggatccctgggtttggaggatcccctggagaagggaatggctacccactacagtatacttgcctggataatccccatggacagaggagcctggcaggctacagaccataaggtggaaaagagtcagacatgactgggcaaccaAGCACAATATTACATTGTAGAGTTATACCATGCTTTGTTCATCCATTTGTCTGCATGGATGGTTGAGTGGCTTGCGCCTCTTGGCTACTGTGAGTAATGCTACTAAACTGTGAGTGTGCAAATACCTCTTCCAGATCATGATTTCAATTCTTGGGGAAAcacacccagaagtgggattgttggatggGAGAATGCTTTTGAACCCAACCTGGGGTTACCGAAACCTTTTAGCACCTTATCAGAAGCTGttcctgtgagtgtgtgtggccTGTGGAGAGAACAGACTCACCTCTGCCTTCCATTTACCTGTCCAATGAAGCAGAGGTCAACTTCAGTTAATGGGGCACTGGGCCCACGCCTATCGACCCGTTTCAGgcaccttacacacacacacacacagcactgcaGACCCAGCACTTCAGTAACTGAAGACACAGACAAGGCCCCCAATCTGCTGTCACCTCCAGCCCTGTCCTCCACAGCAGAAGCTGggcccaggctcccaggggcccCCACTAGCCCAGTGCCCACACCTCCTGCCCAGGTCAAGTCTGGTGAGGAGCTgagcagggggcagggcagaCAGGCCTCCCCATGGATCTCTGCCTCAGGGCATCAGGGAACTAACCCAGACCCCTGGGCCAGGCTATGTCCCTCAGCACTGGGAACCAAACCAGGCCGAGTCTCAGAAAACACTGAACACATGAAGGAAGGAGAGATGGTTCTCCATAGGACTTGGTGAGCAGAGGGCTGGGAGGAGCCTCAGTCAGGACCTTGAAAATGTTCCTCAGGCCTAAGACATCTGCACCctaatccccaccccaccctgaggAGACAGCTGGGGACCATCCTGTGAGGGAGGGACCTGAATCCTCAGGACCCCTACTGGCTCAGCCACACCCACGACCTCCCCCTGGCAACAGGGCTCAAAGTCATAGGGCAGGTGAGGGGCAGGGTGTGGCCACCCAGGAAACTGGGAGGGACACGGAGACTTTAATAGGGACAAAGTCTACCTAGATTTAAGCCTGGGCAGCCAGTGTTGCAGCCGGTCCCTGGTGCCCCAGCGTTACCTGAGACCCGGCCTCCCCAGGATCCATCCTGACCCTCTGCCATCACACAGCCATGCAGGGggcctgcatgctgctgctgctgggcctgCAGCTACAACTCTCCTTTGGCATCATCCCAGGTAATCAGGCGGCTCCTGGTGCCCCGTACTCACAGAGGTTGGCCCCAGGCTGACCTGACCAACACTCTCCCCTTGGGCAGTCGAGGAGGAAGACCCTGCCTTCTGGAACCGCCAGGCAGCCCAGGCCCTCGATGTGGCTAAGAAGCTGCAGCCCATCCAGACAGCCGCCAAGAATGTCATCCTCTTCTTGGGGGATGGTGAGTGCGCTAGGCCAGTCCACTCCCTGTCCCCCCACAACACTGGAGCCCTGGGCTGCCGGCTGACCCAGGCTGGCCCCAGGGACTCAGACCTGACACAGTGTGTACCTTCAGGGATGGGGGTTTCCACGGTGACAGCCGCTCGGATCCTAAAGGGGCAGATGGCTGGCAAGCCAGGACCTGAGACACCCCTGGCCATGGACCAGTTCCCATACCTGGCTCTGTCCAAGGTAAGAGCCGAGTGGCCTCAGGGTGGTCTACTCCAGAGGGGTTGATGTGGGCCTAGGGAGAGTGAAGGAGAGAAAGCCCCAAGAACGTTGGGGGCTGAGATGGGGGCCAGGGACTGGATGATGGGCCCAGGGCCTGGGTCAGGAGCTGGGTGTCTATCCCAGCAGAGCTAAAGGCGTCTCTGCCCCCAGACATACAACGTGGACAGACAGGTGCCAGACAGCGCAGGCACAGCCACCGCCTACCTGTGTGGGGTCAAGGGCAACTACAGAACCATTGGTGTAAGTGCAGCCGCCCGCTACAACCAGTGCAACACGACACGTGGGAATGAGGTCACATCTGTGATGAACCGGGCCAAGAAAGCAGGTGGGCTTGGGCGTCAGCTTCCTGGGCAGGGACGGGTTCAGAGACCTCGGTGGCCCACTGTGACCTCTGCCACCCTCAGGCAAGTCAGTGGGAGTGGTGACCACCACCAGGGTGCAGCACGCCTCCCCAGCCGGGGCCTACGCGCACACGGTGAACCGAAACTGGTACTCAGATGCCGACCTGCCTGCTGATGCCCAGAGGAATGGCTGCCAGGACATCGCCAAACAGCTGGTCTACAACATGGACATTGACGTGCGACACGATGAGctcggggcagggctgggcagaggggGTGGGACACTCTCAAAACAGTCCCAGGCAAACTCCAGCCCTGTGGTCTTTCGGGGTCtccatgggtgtgtgtgtgcatgtgtgctgggGCGGCACCAGGTACGGGGTGGGGACAGACCTTTCCCACAGACCTGGTTGGGGAGATAGGGGCTGTGTGAGAGGAGAAAAGGGCCAGTCAGGCCCCTAACCCACCTGCCCTAATCTCTGGCTCCAGGTGATCCTGGGTGGAGGCCGAATGTACATGTTTCCTGAGGGCACCCCAGACCCTGAATACCCATATGATGTTAATCAGACCGGAGTCCGGAAGGACAAGCGGAATCTGGTGCAGGAGTGGCAGGCCAAGCACCAGGTGATGGGGGCTCATGGGTGCAGGGGGTACAGCGGGGCCAGGCCTGGGGTGTCGGGCTATGGGCTGAGGCCTGGTTCTGCCCTCCCAGGGAGCCCAGTATGTGTGGAACCGCACAGCGCTCCTTCAGGCAGCCAGTGACTCCAGTGTAACACACCTCATGGGTAACGACTCCACCCACAACCACTGTCCTCCGTGGGATGGGTGCCACGGGCCACCCCCATCCTCAGCTTGAGTGAGGGTCACCACTGCTCTCCTTTCCCACAGGCCTCTTTGAGCCGGCAGACATGAAGTATAATGTTCAGCAAGACCACACCAAAGACCCGACCCTGGAGGAGATGACGGAGGCGGCCTTGCAAGTGCTGAGCAGGAACCCCCAGGGCTTCTACCTCTTTGTGGAGGGTGAGTGGCAGCCCCTTGGGAACAGAGGCGTGATGAGGGCCATCAGGGCAGGTTTGGTATCTTATATGTGACCTTCTTGCAGGAGGCCGCATTGACCACGGTCACCATGAAGGCAAAGCTTATATGGCGCTGACTGATACAGTCATGTTTGACAATGCCATCGCCAAGGCTAACGAGCTCACTAGCGAACTGGACACGCTGATCCTTGTCACTGCAGACCATTCCCATGTCTTCTCTTTTGGTGGCTACACACTGCGTGGGACCTCCATTTTCGGTAAGCCCAGATAGAGTGGCAGGTCCTTGCCCCTAAGTTACGAGGCACAGAGTGCTCTGAGCCAGTTCCCTCCTCTGTCAAGTGGGGTAGTAACAGCAACTGCCCTGCATCACTCTGGTGAGGATTAAGTCACTGAACAGACAAGACCTGCCTGGGCTCTGCACACAGGAGGCACCACAAAGGCTGGGGTCAGTGTGATCACGGGGTCCCCTCTTCCCTGAAGGTCTGGCCCCCAGCAAGGCCTTAGACAGCAAGTCCTACACCTCCATCCTCTACGGCAATGGCCCTGGCTACGCACTTGGCGGGGGCTCGAGGCCTGATGTTAATGACAGCACAAGCGGTAAGTGTAGTGGGTGGGGCACTGGGAGGTGGGGACCCTGGCCACCTAGGGAACTCTAGGGAGGGGAAGGCTGCCTCCCTTGTCACATTAACTCCCCACCTTCTGGCCAGAGGACCCCTCGTACCGGCAGCAGGCGGCTGTGCCCCTGGCTAGCGAGACCCACGGGGGCGAAGACGTGGCAGTGTTCGCACGCGGCCCTCAGGCGCACCTGGTGCACGGCGTGCAGGAGGAGACCTTCCTGGCGCACGTCATGGCCTTTGCGGGCTGCGTGGAGCCCTACACCGACTGCAATCTGCCAGACCCCACCGGCGTCTCTGACGCCGCGCACCTGGCAGCCAGCCTGCCTTCACTGGCTCTGTTGGCCggggtgatgctgctgctgctggctcccACCTTGTACTAACCCCCACCAGTTCCAGGTCTCGGGACTTCCCGCTATCCTGCCCAAAATCCCAGAGCAGGCCCTACCAGAGCTACCACCTTGGAGTCCCCACCCCGAAGTCCTATCCTAGCGGCCACTCCCGGAGACCCGACCCGGTTCCCCTACCAGAGCTTCACCTCCCAGCGGTGAAGGATTCACCTTCCAGCATTGAAGGAGCCTCAGCTCACAGCCCTTCatggcccagcccagcctggagGCTGAGGCCCTGATTTCCCTGTGACACCCGTAGACCTACTGTCCGACCCCAACTTCAGTGGCTTGGGATTTTGTGTTCTGCCATCTCGAGCCCCAGTAAGGGGGCTCGGACCATGCAGACTCCCCCCACTGCCCACAGCCCCACCTGAGGACCAGGCTGGCACTGTCCCCAGGGTCCCAGGCCCGGCTGGAACCCACACCTTGCCTTTAGGCGACCTTGGGACTCTGGGGTTTGGGGAGGTGTGGCTTTCCGGGAGGCGTGGTTTCCGATGGGCGTGGTTTCTTGGAGGCGTGGCTCTGTCCTGGAACCCACCCTGTGGTCAGCCGGGGCCCAAGGAGACGTCTCAGGCCAGGAGCTCCGGGGTACCCTGGACAGAGTCCTCAGCGGCCCCTCCTAGGAACCCAGTGGTACCATTACAGAGAGGAGACAGCGACACAGAGGAGACTTGTCCCAGGTCCCTTAGCTGCTGTGAGGGGGGCCCTGGTGCCCTTTCCAGACTGGAGCATCCCAGTAGCAGCAGGGGAGCTGGGGACACAGGCCCCGCCCTCCTGGGAGGGGGGAAGAAGCCCTCAAATAAACTGTTCTAAGTATGATACAGGGGTGATACATGTGTGAAGAGAAGCCCTTAGCTCGTCGGGGCACAGAGTGTGTGTCTGGGTGAGAGGGGTGGTGATTCACATCAGGAGGTCAGCGAGGGGCTGATGAAGGGCTGACATTGAGCAAAGACCAAAGGCAACACAGAAGGACAGTGACGCAGGACTGGGTGTGGTCAGCAGGGGGACCTAGTTGGGGGAGCCGGGCGGGTCAAGAGAGTCAAAGCTGAGGGAATAGGAGGATGGGGGAGCAGCTGGAATTTCATCCAGAGTGTGGGAGGGGGGTGGAAGGCTGTGAGCAGGGACAGAATAGGACCGAAAGACTCTAGAAAATATCCTGCTGACCTCTGATAAGAGAAGactattctgtttctttttctgttgtggGGGTGTAGGAGGGAGCTGGGAAACCAGAGAGGAAGTACAGACTCCTAACATTTCTGACCTCTGTCTGAAAATATTCAGGAGCACCCACTCCGATATAATTTCAGGAGCACCCACTCCGATATAAAAGCACTgagtatgtgaaagtgaaagtgttagtcactcacatGTGTCTTCCtggtttgcgaccccatgggctgtagcctgccaggctcctctgtccatgggattctccagtcaagaaaactggagtgggttgccatttcctgctcctgggaatcttccctacccatggTTTGAACCCgggtgtcttgcattgcaggcagattctttactgtctgagtcatgtAACCTACCCCACAGACACATTCCGAAGAATTTTATAGGATTGAAGACAGCCATATTTTCCAATACATTTTACAAAACTACAAATTTCTTTGTACTTTTACAAAGCTGCAGGGAAAGCATTTTGCTCTCACTAGAAATGTTAATATGACTGAATGTGCTTCCGTATTTACTCAAATTTTGATTTCGCACTGTAAAATATCAACCTGAAGGCCAGGCTCTCAGGACAGTTTGCTTCAACTCTGGTTTTTAGTGACTGTCACAAACTATGGAGCTGAATGGAAGGAGGGTTTTACTAAATTATTGGACTGGTTTTTACACTCCACCCACCAACTGTGCAAAGGCATTTTGTTACAATGCAGCTTGTGTGGGTCAACCTTCTCTGTTGTCAGTTAGCTGGTCCAAAAAACCAAAGGGAAAGAGCTACCTGTTTATGTTTCATAAATGGGTTCAAATCCCAAGGGAACTCTTCATTTTCAAACTACAGATTTTACAAACAGATTATTCTGGAATTTGTGGTGATGGTCACACaactttgaatatttaaaaaaaaaaactgcagaatAGTATACTTGAAAAAGGTGAGTTTTATGCTACATAAATGCAACCTAACTTACAAAAACAGTTCTGTTTCCAAGCTTTTAAGAAGTGTGTAGGTCCAAGTGTTGGCACAAAATCATGTCCATGGACATATTTTCAAGAATCAGTTCTAAAATCTTTACCATGAAGgggcagatgcagagaaagtatgcttatttttttcaagcttttttttttttttttttttttttagtgcttaaGACTGATAGTTgctgataaaataaatttttacatgTCAGGTGTGAGGAACTCATTCTGTCTTACATGAGTTCACTTGATTTTTGGCCTATCAAACATACTTTGTACATCTAATTTAATTCTTAAGAAAAGGGAACATTGAGTAGGCATAAAGAAtgtccaagttaaaaaaaattaaaaattcctcCCTTTCTGGGACACCAATCCTGGTCCAATCCTCAGACTCCCTCCCCAGCTGCCAAGGCCATACTGACTCTCTTTATGTgctgatctgatttttttttttttaaaaccttgaaGGATTGTATCCatgacttattttatttctttgttctgaCAATATGTAAAACCATGCTGAAATCCATGCCTCTCCAGAGCAGTTTCTTCCAGTTTCCTCCAAATAGCAGGCTGTCTTCCAGGTTATAGTCttcagtttggct carries:
- the LOC128063489 gene encoding intestinal-type alkaline phosphatase — translated: MQGACMLLLLGLQLQLSFGIIPVEEEDPAFWNRQAAQALDVAKKLQPIQTAAKNVILFLGDGMGVPTVTATRILKGQMNGKLGPETPLAMDQFPYVALSKTYNVDRQVPDSAGTATAYLCGVKGNYKTIGVSAAARYNQCNTTSGNEVTSVMNRAKKAGKSVGVVTTSRVQHASPAGAYAHTVNRNWYSDADLPADAQTYGCQDIATQLVYNMDIDVILGGGRMYMFPEGTPDPEYPYDVNQTGVRKDKRNLVQEWQAKHQGAQYVWNRTALLQAASDSSVTHLMGLFEPADMKYNVQQDHTKDPTLEEMTEAALQVLSRNPQGFYLFVEGGRIDHGHHEGKAYMALTDTVMFDNAIAKANELTSELDTLILVTADHSHVFSFGGYTLRGTSIFGLAPSKALDSKSYTSILYGNGPGYALGGGSRPDVNDSTSEDPSYRQQAAVPLASETHGGEDVAVFARGPQAHLVHGVQEETFLAHVMAFAGCVEPYTDCNLPDPAGVSDAAHLAASLPSLALLAGAMLLLLAPTLY
- the LOC128063498 gene encoding intestinal-type alkaline phosphatase-like, whose amino-acid sequence is MQGACMLLLLGLQLQLSFGIIPVEEEDPAFWNRQAAQALDVAKKLQPIQTAAKNVILFLGDGMGVSTVTAARILKGQMAGKPGPETPLAMDQFPYLALSKTYNVDRQVPDSAGTATAYLCGVKGNYRTIGVSAAARYNQCNTTRGNEVTSVMNRAKKAGKSVGVVTTTRVQHASPAGAYAHTVNRNWYSDADLPADAQRNGCQDIAKQLVYNMDIDVILGGGRMYMFPEGTPDPEYPYDVNQTGVRKDKRNLVQEWQAKHQGAQYVWNRTALLQAASDSSVTHLMGLFEPADMKYNVQQDHTKDPTLEEMTEAALQVLSRNPQGFYLFVEGGRIDHGHHEGKAYMALTDTVMFDNAIAKANELTSELDTLILVTADHSHVFSFGGYTLRGTSIFGLAPSKALDSKSYTSILYGNGPGYALGGGSRPDVNDSTSEDPSYRQQAAVPLASETHGGEDVAVFARGPQAHLVHGVQEETFLAHVMAFAGCVEPYTDCNLPDPTGVSDAAHLAASLPSLALLAGVMLLLLAPTLY